Within Amedibacterium intestinale, the genomic segment TCCAAATAAGTTTCATGCCTTAAGCTCTCGTGATGATATTAGTTTTGCGCATGGGGCATTAAAAGCACTTGCTGCTAACTGCATGAAAATCGCCAATGATATTCGCTGGCTGGCCAGCGGTCCACGATGTGGTCTTGGAGAAATCCGTATTCCAGAAAATGAACCAGGTTCCAGTATCATGCCTGGAAAAGTAAACCCAACACAATGTGAAGCTATGACCATGGCAGCAGTACAAGTTATGGGCAATGATACAGCTATTGGATTTGCCGCATCACAGGGAAACTTTGAATTAAATGTATATCTTCCTCTTATCATTTATAACTTTTTACAATCCACAACTCTTCTTCATGATGCTCTGTCTTCTTTCCGTATCCATTGTGTAGAGGGCATTGTCGCAAATGAAGAAAAGATGAAAGAATACCTGCACAATTCCTTAATGCTGGTAACCGCACTGAATCCTTATATCGGTTATGAAAATGCCGCAAAAACAGCAAAAAATGCATATCAGAAAGGTATCTCATTAAAAGAGTCCTGTGTTTCCCTAGGTTTCTTAAAACCAGAAGAATTTGATGCTTATGTACAGGCAGAACATATGGTAAAACCATTAAAGTAGGTGATATAGATGTTAGATTTACAAAAACATAAAGATTTTTTGTGGAAGTATACATTAAGCTATGGAAAACTTGAACAGCGTGATGGAATCTCTGTTTTCCCCTTTTGTAATATCTTGATGGAAGAAGGAAAAACAATAGAAGATTATAAAAGCGATGCTATCAAAGAAAAACTATACAATGCACAAAATGTTAGTGAAATATTTGATCTTATATCCAAAGAATATAAAGGATATTATTTTATGGAAATCAGCACCCCTTTATCAGAAGATAAAGAACTATATTCCAGTCTTCTAAAAAAAGCATTTGATACATGCGGATACCATGGATATATCTCTCAGAAAAATTACGAACATCTTGTCGAATTTGCCAGTGAAGACGTAAAAGACTATATACTTAAACACTTAGCATAAACATAAGAAAATGCTGTTAGAATTCTCTCTAACAGCATTTATTTATTCCATGGTGGAGGTTAACGGGCTCGAACCGCTGACCCTCTGCTTGTAAGGCAGATGCTCTCCCAACTGAGCTAAACCTCCCTTTAACATATATTATCTTATCATTAGAATTGTATGTATGCAAGAAAAAATCCTTTTTCTTCTTTTCTTTTTGTGTTACCATGAATATGGCGGTATTCCTAATATAGGAAACTGCACAGAAAAACGAGTGAAAAGATCAAGAACATATTCAATAAAAGAAATGCTACTTGAAAAACAAAATCTTTTTCAGATGTTTTTTTGTGCGCTGCCTTGTGCAGTTTTTTTCTGCAAAAAGGAGGGTACATATGAAAGAAATTACATTATCTGATATGCATGGTATACAAATCGGTCATGCACAAGATGAAGAACATGCCACAGGATGCACCGTTATCCTTTGTCCTGAAGGAGCGGTTGCAGGTGTAGATGTTCGAGGCGGAGGGCCTGCAACACGAGAAACGGATCTTTTAAATCCTAAAAACATGGTACAAAAGATACATGCGGTTATGCTGTCTGGAGGAAGTGCTTTTGGATTGGATGCAGCAAGTGGCGCTATGCAGTATTTAGAAGAAAAAGGATATGGATTTCACTTGGCAAATCATTGCATTCCTATTGTATGCGGAGCATCTTTATTTGACTTAAGCGTAAAAGATGGAAGTGTTCGTCCAGATAAAGAAATGGGATACAAAGCATGTATCGCAAGTGAAAAAAATACTTTTAAAAATGGATGTTATGGAGCTGGTACAGGTGCCAGTGTTGGAAAACTTTTAGGTGATACATACGCCATGAAATCCGGTCAGGGAATGTATGGTATACAAAGCCAGGATCTTCAGGTATGTGCAGTAGTAGCGGTCAATGCCTGTGGAAATGTACGTGATGTAGAAAGCGGTGAATGGCTGGCTGGTGTTTACAAAGATAAAAAAATAGTTGATCCAT encodes:
- a CDS encoding P1 family peptidase; translation: MKEITLSDMHGIQIGHAQDEEHATGCTVILCPEGAVAGVDVRGGGPATRETDLLNPKNMVQKIHAVMLSGGSAFGLDAASGAMQYLEEKGYGFHLANHCIPIVCGASLFDLSVKDGSVRPDKEMGYKACIASEKNTFKNGCYGAGTGASVGKLLGDTYAMKSGQGMYGIQSQDLQVCAVVAVNACGNVRDVESGEWLAGVYKDKKIVDPLQLFDQISNSNANLPQGNTTIGCIITNAKLDKSQCNKIASITHNGYAQAIFPVHTMSDGDTIFVLSTNEVEAMSDAVGVLATHAMGKAINKAVLSSQECYGLPSANSIKGAIKDEK